In one window of Camarhynchus parvulus chromosome 18, STF_HiC, whole genome shotgun sequence DNA:
- the CDR2L gene encoding cerebellar degeneration-related protein 2-like: MLSADRMEEFQSEEEEPWYDQQDLEQDLHLAAELGKTLLERNKELEDSLQQMYATNEEQVQEIEYLTKQLEMLRQMNEQHAKVYEQLDLTARDLELANQKLVLESKTSQQKIQCLTETIEGLQNQVEELQKQVEEMRSLEQLRIRREKRERRRTIHTFPCLKELCSSPRYEDAFQVHSSSTEFNQKPLERENERLQAMVDSLRSQVNQEKQRKERVEREYTSVIQEYSDLEQRVCEMENCKLRIKELEAELLELQQMKQVKKYLLSREDNLSEALLEPLNNAPEADYIDLSEEEGGKSHGTSMTPSPNHPVRKSCSDTALNAIVTKDAVSRHEGNYTLHANNVRKRGMSILREVDEQYHALLEKYEELLSKCRQHKDSVRHTGVQTSRPISRDSSFRDFRGEGHELEERKTMEKTISKHVEAVDKRLEQSQPEYKALFKEIFSRIQKTKADINATKVKNKSSK, translated from the exons ATGCTGAGCGCCGACAGGATGGAGGAGTTTCAGAGCGAGGAAGAGGAGCCCTGGTACGACCAGCAGGACCTGGAGCAGG ACTTACActtggctgcagagctggggaagacACTGCTGGAGCGAAACAAAGAGCTGGAGGACTCCCTGCAGCAGATGTATGCCACCAATGAGGAGCAAGTGCAGGAGATTGAG TACCTGACCAAGCAACTGGAGATGCTGCGGCAGATGAACGAACAGCACGCGAAAGTCTACGAGCAGCTGGACCTGACAGCGCGGGACCTGGAGCTGGCAAACCAGAAGCTCGTGCTGGAAAGCAAGACTTCCCAACAGAAGATCCAGTG cttgACAGAAACAATCGAGGGGCTGCAGAACCaggtggaggagctgcagaagcaggTGGAGGAAATGCggagcttggagcagctccGCATCcggagggagaagagagagcGGCGCCGAACCATCCACACCTTCCCCTGCCTTaaggagctgtgctccagccccag gTATGAGGATGCGTTCCAGGTCCACAGCTCTTCCACAGAATTCAACCAGAAGCCGCTGGAGAGGGAGAACGAGCGTCTCCAAGCCATGGTGGACTCGCTGAGATCCCAGGTGAACCAGGAGAAGCAGCGGAAGGAAAGGGTGGAGCGCGAGTACACCTCGGTTATCCAGGAGTACTCGGACCTGGAGCAGCGGGTGTGCGAGATGGAGAACTGCAAACTGCGCATcaaggagctggaggcagagctcctggagctgcagcagatgaAACAAGTCAAGAAGTAcctgctcagcagagaggaCAACCTGTCCGAAGCCCTCCTTGAGCCGCTGAACAACGCCCCAGAAGCGGATTACATCGACCTGTCcgaggaggagggagggaaaagccaCGGGACATCCATgaccccttccccaaaccaccCGGTGCGGAAGAGCTGCAGCGACACGGCCCTGAACGCCATCGTGACCAAGGACGCCGTGAGCCGGCACGAGGGCAATTACACCCTGCACGCCAACAACGTGCGCAAGCGAGGCATGTCCATCCTGCGCGAGGTGGACGAGCAGTACCACGCCCTGCTGGAGAAGTAcgaggagctgctcagcaagTGCCGGCAGCACAAGGACAGCGTGCGCCACACGGGGGTCCAGACCTCCCGGCCCATCTCCCGCGACAGCTCCTTCAGGGACTTCCGAGGAGAGGGGCATGAGCTGGAAGAGCGGAAAACCATGGAAAAGACCATCAGCAAACACGTGGAGGCCGTGGACAAGcggctggagcagagccagcctgagTACAAGGCTCTTTTTAAGGAGATCTTCTCCCGCatccagaaaacaaaagcagacaTCAACGCCACAAAGGTGAAAAACAAGAGCAGCAAATGA